From Streptomyces griseorubiginosus, one genomic window encodes:
- a CDS encoding helix-turn-helix domain-containing protein yields the protein MTSDVALNELGEFLKKRRSKLSPPTVGLPSTSRPRRVEGLRREEVAQLASISTDYYTRIEQGRMQASAPVLDTIARVLHLDDDERDYLFQLAGRTTIRTRRHGRQKVQPQLQRVLEDLTSVPAMVQGRRGDILAWNALAAALVTDFSRIPEKHRNYPRILFTEPAMRTLYADWRTAAQVTVAQLRMEAAKYPEDPRLIALVGELSLRDQEFARWWGNYRVAARTVGTKTLIHPVVGEVTLDCDTLTANTDPDQYMTVWTAAPGSPAHDRLRILASWAADQNLPASSGWEA from the coding sequence ATGACCAGCGATGTCGCCCTGAATGAACTGGGAGAATTCCTTAAGAAGCGCCGCTCAAAGCTGAGCCCGCCCACCGTCGGGCTTCCGTCGACCAGCAGGCCCCGCCGGGTCGAAGGACTGCGCCGTGAGGAGGTCGCCCAGCTCGCCTCCATCAGCACCGACTACTACACCCGGATAGAGCAGGGCCGCATGCAGGCGTCCGCGCCCGTGCTGGACACCATCGCCCGTGTCCTCCACCTGGACGACGACGAGCGCGACTACCTCTTCCAGCTCGCGGGCAGGACCACCATTCGCACCCGACGCCACGGCAGGCAGAAGGTCCAGCCGCAACTGCAGCGGGTGCTGGAGGACCTCACCTCCGTCCCCGCCATGGTCCAGGGGCGGCGGGGGGACATTTTGGCGTGGAACGCGTTGGCGGCCGCGCTGGTCACGGATTTCTCCCGGATTCCGGAAAAGCACCGCAACTATCCCCGGATCCTGTTCACCGAGCCGGCGATGCGCACCCTGTACGCCGACTGGAGGACGGCTGCACAGGTCACCGTTGCGCAGCTGCGGATGGAGGCGGCGAAGTACCCCGAGGACCCCCGTCTGATCGCCCTGGTTGGTGAACTGTCCCTGCGCGACCAGGAGTTCGCTCGGTGGTGGGGCAATTACCGCGTCGCCGCCCGCACCGTGGGCACGAAGACTCTGATCCATCCGGTCGTGGGAGAGGTCACCCTCGACTGCGACACCCTCACCGCCAACACCGACCCCGACCAGTACATGACGGTCTGGACTGCCGCCCCGGGATCCCCCGCGCACGACCGGCTGCGCATTCTCGCCTCCTGGGCCGCCGACCAGAACCTACCGGCCTCGTCAGGATGGGAAGCATGA
- a CDS encoding xanthine dehydrogenase family protein molybdopterin-binding subunit has product MSPQPQAAVGAPLSRVDGRLKVTGKARYAAEFDADGTVHAVIVDASIGRGRITSLDTAAAEKHPGVLRVISHRNAPKLPYRDNSGSNNPPGRRLQVFQDDRVLFHGQPVAVVVATTLEAAQHGASLVKVAYDAEQPSTDLGEGKPGEPTPYARGDADAGLRDAPVRLDLTYQLARNHHNPMEPHATIARWDGNTLTVWDKTQWVVGTHDEIAAVFGLPADAVRVINPFVGGGFGSGLRCWPHTIVAALAARETKRPVKLVLSRRQMYFGTGFRPSYEYRLRLGSDRRGRLTAAAHEIDAETSSYETFTEGVMLPGQMLYSMPNVSQAYRQVPLDVNTPIWMRGPGFASASFVIESAMDELAHKLGIDPIELRRRNEPSEDEAKNLPFSTRRLRECYTVGAREFGWDRRNPRPRSTRDGNWLIGLGMAAGVYDPGRYPAEANARLDADGTAVVEAATSDMGPGTYTSQTQVAADALGLTMRTVTFRLGDSLYPQTGPHGGSSTMASVGSAVVDACNQVRNQAIKLAVEDRESPLYGVPAGNVVVRNGRLHVQGTPSRGETYRSLLARHNRSHLEARGNYTGPPTPERESYAAYNATFAEVAVDATLGLVRVRRMLGVYDAGRIISPKLADSQAIGGIVGGIGTALLEHTVTDHRDGRIVNANLADYLVPVNADVPEVRAIYLDGEDNAGNALGVKGLGEVVQVGVAAAIGNAVFNATGRRVRQLPITAEALL; this is encoded by the coding sequence GTGAGTCCTCAGCCACAAGCCGCCGTCGGTGCGCCGCTGTCCAGGGTGGACGGCCGGCTCAAGGTCACCGGCAAGGCGCGGTACGCCGCCGAGTTCGATGCCGACGGGACGGTGCACGCCGTCATCGTCGACGCGAGCATCGGACGCGGTCGCATCACCTCCCTCGACACTGCCGCCGCCGAAAAGCACCCTGGGGTGCTGCGGGTGATCAGCCACCGCAACGCGCCGAAGCTGCCGTACCGCGACAACTCCGGCTCGAACAACCCTCCCGGCCGCAGGCTGCAGGTGTTCCAGGACGACCGCGTGCTCTTCCACGGCCAGCCGGTCGCCGTCGTCGTCGCCACCACTCTGGAGGCAGCCCAGCACGGCGCGAGCCTGGTCAAGGTCGCCTACGATGCCGAACAGCCCTCGACCGACCTCGGCGAGGGGAAGCCGGGCGAACCAACGCCGTACGCGCGCGGCGACGCGGACGCCGGGCTGCGCGACGCGCCCGTACGCCTGGACCTGACGTACCAGTTGGCGCGTAACCACCACAACCCGATGGAACCGCACGCCACGATCGCCCGTTGGGACGGCAACACCCTCACTGTCTGGGACAAGACCCAGTGGGTGGTGGGCACCCACGACGAGATCGCCGCCGTGTTCGGCCTGCCCGCGGACGCGGTGCGCGTCATCAACCCGTTCGTCGGCGGCGGCTTCGGCAGCGGGCTGCGCTGCTGGCCGCACACGATCGTCGCCGCCCTGGCCGCCCGGGAGACCAAGCGACCGGTCAAGCTCGTGCTCAGCCGACGGCAGATGTACTTCGGTACCGGTTTCCGGCCCTCCTACGAGTACCGGCTGCGACTGGGCAGCGACCGGCGTGGCAGGCTGACCGCCGCGGCCCACGAGATCGACGCGGAGACCTCGTCCTACGAGACGTTCACCGAGGGGGTCATGCTGCCTGGGCAGATGCTCTACAGCATGCCCAACGTCAGCCAGGCGTACCGGCAGGTGCCGCTGGATGTGAACACACCGATCTGGATGCGCGGACCCGGCTTCGCGTCGGCGTCGTTCGTGATCGAGTCGGCGATGGACGAACTCGCCCACAAGCTGGGCATTGACCCGATCGAGCTGCGCCGGCGCAACGAGCCATCCGAGGACGAGGCGAAGAACCTGCCGTTCTCGACCCGACGGCTGCGCGAGTGCTACACCGTCGGTGCCCGGGAGTTCGGCTGGGATCGCCGTAACCCCAGGCCCCGTTCGACGCGGGACGGGAACTGGCTGATCGGCCTCGGGATGGCCGCCGGAGTCTACGATCCCGGACGTTACCCCGCAGAAGCCAATGCCCGCCTGGATGCCGACGGGACCGCGGTGGTCGAGGCGGCCACCAGTGACATGGGGCCGGGCACCTACACCTCCCAGACCCAGGTCGCCGCCGACGCGCTCGGACTGACCATGCGCACGGTGACCTTCCGGCTCGGCGACTCCCTGTATCCACAGACCGGCCCCCACGGCGGATCGTCGACCATGGCCAGCGTCGGCTCTGCCGTCGTCGACGCCTGCAACCAGGTGCGCAACCAGGCGATCAAACTGGCCGTCGAGGACCGCGAGTCTCCGCTGTACGGAGTGCCGGCCGGCAACGTCGTCGTACGCAATGGACGGCTGCACGTGCAGGGCACCCCCTCCCGCGGCGAGACGTACCGCAGCCTGCTGGCCCGTCACAACCGCTCCCACCTGGAAGCCCGCGGTAACTACACGGGGCCGCCGACTCCCGAGCGGGAGTCCTACGCCGCCTACAACGCGACCTTCGCCGAGGTCGCGGTGGACGCGACGCTGGGCCTGGTGCGAGTGCGGCGGATGCTCGGGGTGTACGACGCGGGCCGGATCATCAGCCCCAAGCTCGCCGACAGTCAGGCGATCGGCGGCATCGTGGGCGGTATCGGCACGGCTCTGCTGGAGCACACGGTCACCGACCACCGTGACGGGCGGATCGTCAACGCCAACCTCGCCGACTACCTCGTGCCCGTCAACGCCGACGTCCCCGAGGTCCGGGCGATCTATCTGGACGGCGAGGACAACGCGGGCAACGCGCTGGGGGTGAAGGGGCTCGGCGAGGTCGTCCAGGTGGGTGTGGCAGCCGCGATCGGCAACGCGGTCTTCAACGCCACCGGCCGCCGGGTACGCCAACTGCCCATCACTGCCGAAGCGTTGCTCTGA
- a CDS encoding RES family NAD+ phosphorylase, which yields MTSNLPPRDPYELMDFPSVTWEDPQVAFRIHLADNEAAYFGDRGIYRFDAPHWLTGRQRYGTCYLAQSPVGAFLETLGEIRPLAAHLVNERVISELVPSEPFKIADLTDESVVGRYGIFGDLSAGDDYALTQEWGAALQQAGFQGVQYRASHHPQLNETSIALFGPAGVNRDLLKYLKDDGEPEPIYRSLLEEVRDRFDVEVIPAVAW from the coding sequence GTGACCAGCAACTTGCCCCCCAGGGATCCGTACGAGTTGATGGATTTCCCAAGCGTAACTTGGGAAGACCCTCAGGTCGCTTTTCGGATCCACCTGGCCGACAATGAGGCGGCCTACTTCGGGGATCGCGGAATCTACCGCTTTGATGCCCCGCACTGGCTGACTGGTCGGCAGCGTTACGGGACCTGCTACCTGGCCCAGTCCCCGGTCGGAGCTTTCCTTGAGACTCTCGGGGAGATCCGCCCGCTTGCAGCCCATCTGGTTAACGAGCGGGTGATCAGCGAACTGGTTCCCTCAGAGCCGTTCAAGATCGCCGACTTGACCGATGAATCGGTGGTTGGTCGCTACGGGATCTTCGGTGATCTGTCGGCGGGTGACGATTATGCATTGACTCAGGAATGGGGGGCTGCACTACAGCAGGCCGGTTTTCAAGGAGTTCAATATCGGGCAAGCCACCACCCACAACTCAATGAAACGTCCATTGCATTGTTCGGACCGGCAGGGGTGAATCGAGACCTGCTGAAGTACCTGAAGGATGATGGCGAGCCCGAACCTATCTACAGGTCACTTCTGGAAGAAGTTCGCGACAGGTTCGACGTTGAAGTAATTCCAGCTGTCGCCTGGTAA
- a CDS encoding xanthine dehydrogenase family protein subunit M, with protein MHPFSFTKAANTREALNAGRHGGRYIAGGTTLVDLMRETVERPDTLVDISDLPMRDIKVTERGGLRIGALVTMTEAAAHPKVHSLYPVVSQALELSASAQLRNMATIGGNIMQRTRCTYFRDVTADCNKREPGSGCAALHGHNRTHAILGTSDSCVATHPSDAAVAFAALEATVHLLGPDGERRVPFADFLLKPGTTPNREQNIRQGELITAVEIPALPRPLKSGYLKVRDRQSYEFALTSAAVALHVRGGLIREAKVAAGGVGTVPWKLPAVEQVLIGERPSDRLWAEAARHAADGARPLQHNRFKAELVNRTVERQLRTVGGMK; from the coding sequence ATGCATCCCTTCTCCTTCACGAAGGCCGCGAACACCCGTGAGGCCCTCAACGCGGGCCGCCACGGCGGCCGTTACATCGCTGGCGGCACCACACTCGTCGACCTGATGCGGGAAACCGTCGAGCGTCCCGACACCCTGGTCGACATCAGCGACCTGCCGATGCGTGACATCAAGGTCACCGAGCGCGGCGGCTTGCGCATCGGAGCCCTGGTGACCATGACCGAGGCCGCAGCCCACCCCAAGGTGCACTCGCTGTACCCGGTCGTCTCCCAGGCGCTGGAGCTGAGCGCTTCCGCCCAGCTGCGGAACATGGCGACCATCGGCGGCAACATCATGCAGCGCACCCGCTGCACCTACTTCCGCGACGTCACCGCCGACTGCAACAAGCGCGAGCCCGGCTCCGGCTGCGCTGCGCTGCACGGCCACAACCGCACACACGCCATCCTCGGCACCTCCGACTCCTGCGTGGCCACCCATCCCTCCGATGCCGCCGTGGCCTTCGCGGCGCTGGAGGCGACCGTCCACCTGCTCGGCCCGGACGGGGAACGCCGAGTCCCCTTCGCGGACTTCCTCCTCAAGCCCGGTACCACACCGAACCGCGAACAGAACATCCGTCAGGGCGAGTTGATCACCGCGGTGGAGATTCCGGCGCTGCCGCGCCCACTGAAGTCGGGATATCTGAAGGTGCGTGACCGGCAGTCGTACGAGTTCGCCCTGACGTCGGCGGCCGTGGCGCTGCATGTGCGCGGCGGGCTGATCCGGGAGGCGAAGGTCGCCGCCGGCGGTGTGGGCACCGTGCCGTGGAAGCTGCCCGCCGTCGAACAGGTCCTCATCGGCGAGCGCCCCTCGGACCGCCTGTGGGCCGAGGCCGCCCGGCACGCGGCCGACGGCGCCCGCCCCCTCCAGCACAACCGGTTCAAGGCCGAGCTGGTCAACCGCACTGTGGAACGCCAGCTGCGCACCGTAGGAGGCATGAAGTGA
- a CDS encoding XdhC/CoxI family protein, with protein MLNIADTLHRWCREARPFALATVVGVTGSAPLPVGTSVAVDEHGNAVGSISGGCVEGAVYELCQHVLSDRSSPQRASFGYSDDDAFAVGLTCGGELDVLVQRIDCVLQPHLCAALADVFQGRPTAVAQVVDGPHDLIGSTLSVLADGGVTYGTLNSGPTDQLVAEEARALLRAGRTSRVTVGGNGDGCPEPLTVLVHVYASRPSMLIFGAVDFAAALSQAGRFLGYRVTVCDARPIFATPARFPHADEVVVDWPHRYLARTAVDARTAVCVLTHDAKFDIPLLQLALDLPVGYVGAMGSRRTHDERLRRLREVGVTQEQLARLRSPIGLDLGARTPEETAISITAEIIAHASRASGLPLVRVSGPIHRVSGAVPDTARHGAGMVSGTC; from the coding sequence ATGCTGAATATCGCGGACACACTGCACCGTTGGTGCCGCGAGGCACGCCCCTTCGCCCTGGCCACCGTCGTCGGCGTGACCGGCAGCGCACCGCTGCCGGTCGGTACGTCGGTCGCGGTGGACGAGCACGGCAACGCGGTCGGCAGCATCTCCGGCGGCTGCGTCGAGGGCGCGGTCTACGAACTGTGCCAACACGTGCTCAGCGATCGCAGCAGCCCCCAGCGTGCTTCGTTCGGCTACTCCGACGACGACGCCTTTGCCGTCGGTCTCACCTGCGGCGGCGAACTCGACGTCCTCGTGCAACGCATCGATTGCGTCCTCCAGCCACACCTCTGCGCCGCCCTCGCCGATGTCTTCCAAGGCCGGCCCACCGCCGTGGCGCAGGTCGTGGACGGTCCCCACGACCTCATCGGCTCCACCCTGAGCGTCCTCGCCGACGGCGGCGTCACCTACGGCACCCTGAACAGCGGGCCGACGGATCAGCTGGTGGCCGAGGAGGCGCGGGCCCTGCTACGGGCCGGACGTACCAGCCGCGTCACGGTCGGCGGAAACGGGGACGGCTGCCCCGAACCGCTGACCGTCCTCGTCCACGTGTACGCCTCCCGCCCCAGCATGCTGATCTTCGGGGCGGTCGACTTCGCCGCCGCCCTCAGCCAGGCCGGCCGCTTCCTCGGCTACCGGGTCACCGTGTGCGATGCCCGCCCCATCTTCGCTACGCCCGCCCGCTTCCCGCACGCCGACGAGGTCGTGGTCGACTGGCCCCACCGCTACCTGGCCCGGACGGCCGTGGACGCCCGTACCGCCGTCTGCGTGCTGACCCACGACGCCAAGTTCGACATCCCGCTGCTCCAGCTCGCCCTCGACCTGCCCGTCGGTTACGTCGGCGCGATGGGCTCACGCCGCACCCACGACGAACGGCTGCGCCGCCTGCGTGAAGTCGGCGTCACACAGGAACAGTTGGCCCGGCTCCGCTCCCCGATCGGCCTCGATCTCGGCGCCCGCACCCCCGAGGAGACGGCCATCTCCATCACCGCGGAGATCATCGCCCACGCCAGCCGAGCGAGTGGCTTGCCTCTGGTCCGGGTCAGCGGCCCGATCCACCGCGTTTCCGGGGCGGTGCCGGATACAGCGCGGCACGGGGCAGGAATGGTCTCAGGAACGTGCTGA
- a CDS encoding MFS transporter, which translates to MSPTTDERPRKLPFVVWVLSAGTFLMGTTEFVIAGLLPEIADDLHVSLPHAGLLITAFAAGIIVGAPAMAIATLRLPRRSTLILALVVFALGHLAAALSSSFALVLAARVVTALATGTFWCVAAIVATTAAGPATTSRALGMLLGGLTVATVAGVPLGAWLGQLSGWRGPFWVLAALSAGAAAVIGRFIPGDERREAPSVRAEFAALRDVRVWLTLSSMTLLMGGVLATYTYISPLLTERAGISAEAVPMVLTGYGLGALLGTTVGGRLGDRRPLVTLLTAAATTTLVLLLLTVFSTSRVAAVVLVTLMGVTGFAANPALGALALRFAGSAPTLASGLSGAAPNVGIAIGSWTAGIALTSPLEQAGPPLVGTVAAALTLVPLTALALMRVTHSETPPAQPRAAAEQSIGCGRQDLG; encoded by the coding sequence ATGTCACCCACGACCGACGAGCGACCCCGCAAACTGCCCTTTGTCGTCTGGGTGCTGTCCGCCGGAACCTTTCTCATGGGCACCACCGAATTCGTCATCGCGGGCCTGCTGCCCGAGATCGCCGATGATCTCCATGTCTCCCTGCCTCACGCTGGTCTGCTGATCACGGCGTTCGCGGCAGGCATCATCGTCGGGGCGCCGGCGATGGCGATCGCGACCCTGCGCCTGCCCCGGCGTTCCACGCTGATCCTCGCGCTCGTCGTCTTCGCCCTCGGGCACCTGGCCGCCGCGCTCAGCTCGTCCTTCGCTCTCGTGCTCGCGGCTCGCGTGGTGACCGCACTGGCCACCGGGACCTTCTGGTGCGTCGCAGCGATCGTTGCCACGACCGCGGCAGGGCCGGCAACGACGTCGCGGGCCCTGGGCATGCTCCTGGGCGGTCTGACCGTGGCGACCGTGGCCGGCGTACCGCTGGGCGCGTGGCTGGGGCAGCTGTCGGGCTGGCGCGGGCCGTTCTGGGTACTGGCCGCGCTGTCGGCCGGCGCGGCGGCGGTCATCGGCCGGTTCATCCCTGGCGACGAGCGACGTGAAGCGCCTTCCGTGCGGGCCGAGTTCGCCGCGCTGCGAGATGTTCGGGTCTGGCTGACGCTGAGTTCGATGACGCTGCTGATGGGCGGTGTCCTGGCGACGTACACCTACATCTCGCCCCTGCTCACCGAGCGGGCCGGTATCTCCGCTGAGGCCGTGCCCATGGTCCTGACCGGCTACGGCCTGGGCGCTTTGCTGGGCACCACGGTCGGTGGGCGCCTGGGCGACCGTCGCCCCCTGGTCACGCTCCTCACGGCCGCTGCCACGACCACGCTGGTCCTGCTGTTGTTGACTGTCTTCTCCACCAGCCGCGTGGCGGCCGTCGTTCTGGTGACACTGATGGGGGTGACGGGCTTCGCCGCCAACCCGGCGCTCGGCGCGCTGGCTCTGCGCTTCGCCGGTTCCGCGCCCACCCTCGCCTCCGGCCTCAGCGGCGCGGCGCCCAACGTGGGCATCGCCATCGGCTCCTGGACGGCCGGCATCGCCCTGACCTCACCGCTGGAGCAGGCCGGGCCCCCGCTGGTCGGCACGGTGGCGGCCGCCCTCACCCTCGTACCGCTGACCGCACTCGCGCTGATGCGCGTCACCCATTCCGAGACGCCGCCTGCTCAGCCCCGAGCAGCTGCGGAGCAGTCGATCGGGTGCGGACGTCAGGACCTTGGCTGA
- a CDS encoding (2Fe-2S)-binding protein codes for MSTELPESAIPPPTGAGESSSTPTRRTFIATTGAVGGAVVAGSVIGGTYLLGPEEAAAADASPASRVSLTVNGTRRTVTVDNRTSLLDLLREHFELTGSKKGCNAGACGACTVLVDGQRVNSCLTLAVRLEGAKVTTIEGLADGDELHPLQQAFVDQDAFQCGYCTPGQIMSGVGCIKEGHTGSPEEIREWMSGNICRCGCYVKIVRAVEQTAGRK; via the coding sequence ATGTCCACTGAACTCCCCGAGTCTGCCATTCCACCCCCCACCGGAGCCGGCGAGTCCTCCTCAACCCCCACCCGGCGCACTTTCATCGCCACCACTGGCGCGGTCGGTGGTGCCGTCGTTGCGGGCAGTGTGATCGGGGGGACATATCTTCTCGGCCCGGAGGAGGCGGCCGCCGCCGATGCGTCGCCCGCCAGCCGTGTGTCCCTGACGGTGAACGGCACCCGGCGGACGGTGACGGTCGACAACCGCACCTCGCTGCTGGACCTGCTGCGCGAGCACTTCGAGCTGACCGGCTCCAAGAAGGGCTGTAACGCCGGTGCCTGCGGGGCGTGCACGGTCCTGGTCGACGGCCAGCGGGTCAACTCCTGCCTGACCTTGGCGGTCCGGCTGGAGGGCGCCAAGGTCACCACGATCGAGGGCCTGGCCGACGGCGACGAACTGCACCCGCTGCAGCAGGCGTTCGTCGACCAGGACGCCTTCCAGTGCGGCTACTGCACCCCCGGCCAGATCATGTCCGGTGTGGGCTGCATCAAGGAGGGGCACACCGGTTCGCCGGAGGAGATCCGCGAGTGGATGAGCGGCAACATCTGCCGCTGCGGCTGTTACGTGAAAATCGTGCGGGCGGTCGAGCAGACCGCCGGCCGGAAGTAA
- a CDS encoding helix-turn-helix domain-containing protein, producing the protein MTSNVPLNELGEFLKKRRSELSLRAVGLPETGGPRRVAGLRREEVAQLASISTDYYTRLEQGRMQASAPVLDTIARVLHLDDDERGYLFQLAGKTTARARRHGRQKVQPQLQRVLDDLTATPAIVQGRRGDILAWNALAAALVTDFSRIPEKHRNYPRLIFIDPAMRTLYADWESSARIAVSQVRMEAAQYPEDPRLIELVGELSTRDKQFAQWWGDHKVAARTVGTKTLNHPVVGELVLDWDTLTANTDPDQHLTVWTAAPGSPTHERLRILASWAADQHLAPSSTPR; encoded by the coding sequence ATGACCAGCAACGTTCCTCTCAATGAGCTCGGCGAGTTCCTCAAGAAGCGCCGTTCGGAACTGAGCCTCCGCGCGGTCGGGCTGCCGGAGACGGGCGGGCCCCGCCGGGTGGCTGGGCTGCGCCGTGAGGAGGTCGCCCAGCTCGCCTCCATCAGCACCGACTACTACACCCGGCTTGAGCAGGGGCGTATGCAGGCGTCCGCGCCCGTGCTGGACACGATCGCCCGTGTTCTCCACCTGGACGACGACGAGCGCGGCTATCTGTTCCAGCTCGCGGGCAAGACCACCGCCCGTGCACGGCGCCACGGCAGGCAGAAGGTCCAGCCCCAGCTGCAGCGCGTGCTGGATGACCTCACCGCCACCCCGGCCATCGTGCAGGGGCGTCGCGGGGACATCCTGGCGTGGAATGCGCTGGCCGCCGCGCTGGTCACCGACTTCTCCCGCATTCCGGAAAAGCACCGCAACTACCCCCGGCTCATCTTCATCGATCCGGCGATGCGCACCCTGTACGCCGACTGGGAGAGCTCGGCGCGGATCGCCGTTTCACAGGTGCGGATGGAGGCGGCGCAGTATCCCGAGGACCCTCGTCTCATCGAGCTGGTCGGTGAACTGTCCACCCGTGACAAGCAGTTCGCCCAGTGGTGGGGCGACCACAAGGTCGCCGCCCGCACCGTGGGCACCAAGACCCTCAACCATCCCGTCGTCGGCGAACTCGTCCTGGACTGGGACACCCTCACCGCCAACACCGACCCCGACCAGCACCTGACCGTCTGGACCGCCGCCCCAGGATCCCCCACCCACGAGCGGCTGCGCATCCTCGCCTCCTGGGCCGCCGACCAGCACCTGGCGCCCTCTTCGACTCCCCGCTGA
- the moaA gene encoding GTP 3',8-cyclase MoaA, which produces MLSDAYGRVATDLRVSLTDRCNLRCTYCMPEEGLQWLAKPDLLTDDEIVRLIDIAVTSLGIEEVRFTGGEPLLRPGLVGIVERVAALHPRPQMSLTTNGIGLKRTAAALKSAGLDRVNVSLDTLRPDVFKTLTRRDRHKDVIQGLHAATEAGLTPVKVNSVLMPGLNDDEAPDLLAWAVEHDYELRFIEQMPLDAQHGWKRDGMITAGDILASLHTRFGLSEEGSEKRGSAPAERWLVDGGPHRVGVIASVTRPFCAACDRTRLTADGQIRTCLFAAEETDLRAALRADAPDEEITRIWREAMWGKKAGGGLDDPTFVQPDRPMSAIGG; this is translated from the coding sequence GTGCTGAGCGACGCCTACGGCCGAGTGGCCACCGACTTGAGGGTCTCGCTGACCGACCGGTGCAATCTGCGTTGTACGTACTGCATGCCCGAGGAGGGCCTGCAGTGGCTCGCCAAACCCGATCTCCTCACGGACGACGAGATCGTCCGTCTGATCGACATCGCGGTCACCTCCCTGGGCATCGAGGAGGTCCGCTTCACGGGCGGCGAACCGCTCCTGCGCCCGGGCCTGGTGGGCATCGTGGAGCGGGTCGCAGCGCTGCACCCCCGCCCGCAGATGTCGTTGACGACGAACGGCATCGGCCTCAAGCGAACGGCTGCGGCCCTGAAGTCGGCGGGCCTGGACCGGGTCAACGTCTCCCTGGACACTCTGCGCCCGGACGTCTTCAAGACCCTCACCCGCCGGGACCGCCACAAGGACGTCATCCAGGGCCTGCACGCGGCCACTGAGGCGGGCCTGACCCCGGTGAAGGTCAACTCGGTCCTGATGCCGGGCCTGAACGACGACGAAGCCCCGGACCTGCTGGCCTGGGCGGTCGAGCACGACTACGAACTGCGCTTCATCGAGCAGATGCCCCTGGACGCCCAGCACGGCTGGAAGCGCGACGGCATGATCACCGCAGGCGACATCCTCGCCTCCCTGCACACCCGCTTCGGCCTGAGCGAAGAGGGCTCCGAGAAGCGCGGCTCGGCCCCGGCGGAACGCTGGCTGGTGGACGGGGGGCCGCACCGAGTGGGCGTCATCGCCTCGGTCACCCGTCCGTTCTGCGCCGCCTGCGACCGCACCCGGCTCACCGCTGACGGCCAGATACGAACCTGCTTGTTCGCGGCCGAGGAGACCGACCTACGCGCGGCCTTGCGCGCGGACGCCCCGGACGAGGAGATCACGCGGATCTGGCGCGAGGCAATGTGGGGAAAGAAGGCGGGCGGGGGCCTGGACGACCCGACCTTCGTCCAACCAGATCGCCCGATGTCCGCGATCGGTGGCTAG